Within the Erigeron canadensis isolate Cc75 chromosome 6, C_canadensis_v1, whole genome shotgun sequence genome, the region tttctcatatatatatatatatatatatatggtagagatccagagagaaggtctgttttttttagcttgttttttgatatttttttcattttttcacttttttcattcttgttTTAACTAATTCAatccaataaaaaaattttaaaaaaaaaaaaattctaaccggagttagtgagttatacatgtaagggtacggtacgggcttcgcccttaaggatattaataaggggtagctggtaGGAGTGATAGAACATAGAGgctgataggtcatagggggtgatcggtgatggggtgatctacctaacagGCTTCACCCTTAGctatcatggctccgccatagtctgagaggcttcgcctatagcttacgggctacggcatttgaaaaaaaaatatcttctaaaatttcttaaaatttttatatgaaattggttaattaaagagagaatgaaaaaagtgaaaaaaggaaaaaaagttcaaaaaaacaagttaaaaaaatagaaaactaaccttctctccttaaagtaccttctcatttgatctctatcatatatatatatatatatatatgggtgatgGGAATATAaagctgtcgggtatctaagcttaggtgtggaacactcaaatattgtttttttaatccataaaaatcatgggggcctatacatttattcattaaacaagaaataataaaatattagtatatgaggggttccacatctaagcttaggtgtcagacaaccttatattctcttttccctctatatatatatatatatatatatgttttttctatCATATAATGGTTTTTGATTGTTATAATAACAACAAACCTTTTTTCCCCTTATTTAAAAGGGTTTAATATCTAggagtgtaagtaacttttacgtTTTTTCAATTGTGCCaatgtaacttttatttgatTCGTTGTATGTAGCTAACCCGCTAAATTAAATTACTAatgtataagtatatatgtgGCAACCCATATGAGCTGTCACGTAGAAGTTTTTTATTGGTCAACattgaaattttatattaatcgttcaatttagtaggttagttacatacaatgaaccaaatgattgttatatacatacaataaaaatatgtaaaagttacttatatTCCCAAATACTTAACCCTATATAAAATCCTTATGTTTGCCTGTCCATTTAGGccattaggaaaaaaaaaaattcttttaagaaaaaaaaaaagacacaaaACTTACTTTAATGGCTAGAtggaaaaaatgtttaaaaaaagaaaatgacaaaaaaaatacgcaaataaaaaaaatattaattttttttggaaaaaagacccgaatgaaaacaaaaaggaaaaaaacaatTCATAGTTTCTTTGTCCCATGACTTATGTCAAACTATAGAATTGGCACCTAGTTTATATAGATCACACTCAACAATTAAGTTGTCactttaaccttttaaaatttgatatataatattaaaaaaatttaaccaacTATGAACAAATGAATTTATCATTGATATGCAAtgaacttttagttttaataattgGATGTATTTGACTAATAAAATACTTGCAAACCGAAAATGTAACATTGGATAGTAAGTAAGTAACGCCCAATGCCGTTTTTCACGGattttgggtctcaataccgTCTTTGATAGAGAGATTGCTTtcaggttctaccaaaggtagaaaaggacctctaGCCTTGCTGGGtatgaggatcgaactcataACCTCTATTTTCAGAGGCAAACGCttcaaccactgatccaacctaACATTTGATGTGTTAGCTAATTATATCAATAACTGACAATTGAAAGTTCACAGCGGAATAGTTCGTGACTATTTGTGCCTAGTTGGTTATAGTTTAATgtcattaaataaaatattcagactAACTGAAACTTAATAATAACACTTATCGATCctagaataaacaaaaataatcgaGGCCGCGGGGagatactattttttttatggaaCGGAACCACGATTTTAGACTTGCACTAACATTGAGGAACTGATCAACAGGAAGTGAAGAAATTTGTCCTGGTTGGGAGcagcaaaagaaaaaataaaaagcacgAGACGCCGATTATGGTGTTCAGAGGAGAGCATAAGGAATTGAGGAAAGAAGGCGAAGAATGGATGAAAAAGGCTGCAGATTCATATACAATCACAGCAGCAATTATCACAACAATAGTATTTGCAGCTGCCATTACTGTACCAGGTGGAACTGATGGCAATACCGGGAGAGCAATTTATGCCACAAATCCAGGTTTTATCATATTTGTGGTTTCGGATGCAATCTCATTGTTTACATCCAttacttccttgttgatgtgcCTTTCCATTTTAACAACGCGCTACAGAGACGAAGACTTTCTCTATCGGTTACCCCAGAGAATGATGCTTGGCATTGCTATGCTATTCATATCAGTTACCTCCATGATGATAGCCTTTAGTGCAACATTATACATTATGTTTGCACAGGGTAAAACATGGATATTTTTCCCGATAGCTGCACTAACATGTTTACCGGTTATTTCGTTCGTGACATTACAACTACCCTTGCTTTTCGATCTGTTCTCTTCCACATATGGCCGAGGAATCTTTGGTAAACAAAGTGATGGGAAGAGCAAACGATATTAACTGATGATCGATGAGACATGGcaagacatatatataacatatgagGTGAGTTTTTATATCATTGAAATGTCATAATTTACTTGCTTTATTTAAACTTGTGGTAATGTAGGTGACTGtagcttttatttataattgtgATAAACCCAAACACATTACATTGAAGGGTAATTATACCTTTCAACCGGTATATCTCTTACCGACACTTTCTATAACCAATTTCTAAGACTCGATTATTTACAATAGTTCATATATATCCAGAAAAAGAATACGTGggtgtatgtaacttgtcttcagttactattgtatgaaaaaactttgttttggttaaTTGTATATAGGTAACCTGCTAAACTGAACAAATCGTGTAAAAATGCTGATGTGGTGGTCTGTCATTGGGCCACGTATCAGATGTTTGATGGTGCCACGTTGGTATCCGGCCGATTTCTCACACAATTCTTTCATTTTTGAGAcaaacttacatacaatgaaccaaaacaaagtttctttTCCTATATACACACAGATTCTTTTCCCTATATATCCTAAGTTTGAGTTTTAGACTTTTATGCATAGGCATACTTGTTgggttaatttctttaattttaaccATAATCAACCCTTTAAAAAGTTACATAACAGAATCCATAACTTCTATATAAGTTTACGTTTTGACTTTTGCTATTAATTTTCAACATCCCCAGTAAAACCATATTTCATCTTCATTGTATCCAATACTGTTAGATAAGTCTTTGTTACTATTACTATCTTGGTTCAAAATCTTCGGGTTCATCTACTCTAATAGTTAAGTATTCTCCATAAGCACATCGTATGCTAACGGTGTGTACCATctcaaatttggttttaacaGTTAACCTAAGTCGTTAAGTAAACATCTTGTGTTCGTAAGtcttttaatgatttaatatttatatgtaattaaaGTGTTATACGCGCTTACATATTTAGTGACTTAAGGTGATGAATGTGACGTGTTTAAGAAAATCTAGACGCGCTTGATGTGTCAATATTCAATAAGTATTCATGTTAGCTTATTTAAGCCTTAGATTTGAAGTTTTAAAGTGTAAGGGCCTATATGTTAACTCTAGATAGTTGGTACAGCTGATTAGGGAGTCATTGTGGGTTAGTCAAAGATAAAATTCAGTTGTCATTAATTAATGTAGCTTGAAATGCTATGTTGTGATTATGTAATGCTATAAAATGTTGTGAATGCATATATCTGTAAACGTTATCTGAAATGTGACACTAGCACATTAGACTTTCCAGGTATACCATGACACATGCACGTTTAAGAGTCCGAATATAAAAGTGATAAAGCGTTAGTTTAGGTAACGTGAACACCTAGACTATATGTAAAGTAATAGCTCGAGAAAAGTGTAAAGAAAATGTTAAGCTTAACTCGCATTAGCTCTTCGTGGGATAGTGTGCCATGTGGTCACTTGAGTGGCTCCTTGCGACGTAAGTGCATGTTTGAGTATATCCGGGTAAGGTAACTCACCACCAATGTGTATAAGGGTACACTCCGAGATTAGCTTTGCTTTTCCTTAATGACACCAATGGACACCCGGAAGGCTATACCCATCGATTCGGGTATGAGGTTCCTTGTCAAGTCTTAAGACCACCTACACACAAACTCCACTGTCTCATGTGATAGGTGATGTTAGTTACCGAAAGTTTAAATTGTAAAGTGAAAACTGGAAGCGAATGATGATAAGCACAATTAGGATTATATTTCCTATTATTGATGATGTGTATCGTATGTTTATGAAATGTAAAGAAATGATCACgttttaaatataaaagtagTCATTGGTTTATAATtacatgttatcttacttaactaatttattagctaataCTCGCTTtctgaaaatgttgtgcctccAAGATAAACAGACTTGAAGTAAGGGATGCTAAGGTGAGGTGGGGTAGATGCTTATGGATGATTAGCTACCCACTACCCCATTTATTAGACTATTTATGACATTATACCATGATGTTTATTATGTCTTGGATTTTACAAGACAAGACCTTATATCGGCTTAGAGGTGATATTTATGTTGATGTCATCATGATTTTCTTTAGGCATTGCTATGTTATGGAGTAGTAacattacatttttataaataacatttcCGGTAGGAATTGTAAACGTAATCATTTAATACTTCAGCTAGCTATGACGTTGTTCGgtgaaatattttagaaaattcagGTTTTGTAAACGAGGAGTGTTACACTATGCAATCTTCCTATGGTTTATCTACTGTTGCATCAACACTCCTGACTTCTTGTTAGCCTCTTGTGCACCTCCTTAACTCCCATTACCCTCTCCACTATGGCCTTGTTTTCCTGCATCTACACATTTTTATGTCAAGCTTCACCAAGAAAATAAGTGGATGGGTGGGACCCTTTGGTCTCATGTACCAAATAGGTACCCTGAGTCACTAGCGCATAGACTATAGTCGGGTGACTCCTTATAGAAATAGGTGGGAAGGAATCTGCTTAGTAAGGATTCAAACCCATGCTTTTTAACTGTCTAGAACGCTTTGTTAGGGGGCGGTATCATTACATCACAGCCTTGAAATACATCTTAGACAGAACCAAATACCTTTCTTCCACTCTCTTTATCTCGTATTTCACGTCCTCTAAAAACACAGAATACACTGCCACAATATCtagttttcttcttttgtcactttttagttttcacatCCACCCATGCTTGACAAATACAAGTCAAAAATCATTTTCGTTCTTTATAAAACCAAACAACCATTCACTTTTCTCCCTTCGAATTAATAGTGGTGGTGTATCACAATAATTTTGTGTTTTCTCAATCACATGATAATGGATACCTATTTGTTGAAGGTTTTTAATATAACATTCTTTGATTATATTATCATGCCGATATCCCAATGCCATAGCCACATATAGTTATACGCACTTTCCTTGAAATACTACCTTGCTTGCACCTCCTAGTTCTTTTATAACCCTTCGCATATCAATCAGAATAATGCTTTTGTTCCTACTTCGCACCATTTAATCAAAGTTCCTTGCAAAAGTCTGTCTTTCTTCTAAGGTCTATTTGCTAGCCAATATCATATCAATAAAGCACACAAATCCTTTCAATTCACTTGGTGTATGACTTCATTGGATTCAACTGGTGATTGCTACTAAAACCTCCTCCCTGTTCACTAAAGTGATCACAACACCTACTTACATAATCTTCAACAGTTCTTCTAGATGTTATAATTGTTGTCTGGTTTCACTCCGCCTACATACCTATGCACCTGCAGACTGGAGTCCTGACCAACAGAAGTTGTTTGTACTTTTCACGATAAAGAGAAAACCAATACCCCTAAAGGGCAAACCATACAGAACCATATCGAGATTGACACGAATTGCTTTACCTATCCGACATATGAAACTTTTTCTTTTCCCATCAATAAACGTAATTTACATCAAAAGGTAAATCTCATAGTTTGATATAGCAATTCAAGTCAATTTAACATTTACATGCAGAAAACACATATTAATACCCCAAATTTGGTTAACCAGGTCTCCTACTACCCTAAACTATTAACGGTATAAAATGATACCCTGGACTTGTAAACTGGGTATATTTATAACCTTGACTCAGCCATGTGGGACAAGTGACTATATTCTGTCAAAACTTAACAAAGATATCTAAAATGTGGCAATTTATAAATATTCAAGCCAAAAGtaaaattacaaacaaacacACGGGAACCTtataatcaaaatttagaacATTCACGCCTCATCGACTCTTGCGTCTTCCACATGGAAATTCTGATAACTTCCATACAATTAAAAGATACTTATACACACAGATAAAAAGTCCAATTATTTCTCTAAAActtaagaaccctaaatttgTTTAGGATGCAGGGTGTGTGGATCAATGAACAGATTAGACAATTTGTTCAAGGAACATAATCCATCTAATGATGGTTCATTGAATACAAGATGAGTCTTCTTTAATTGCAGTTAACATACAGTTTTTATTGCTCTCAAATTTCAACAGAAAGATGCCTCCTTGAccaattatgaaaaatatatagcaCAAGTAATATATAGTTGCAGTGTCTTGTGAGCACCAAGCATTAAAATATTGTCACATTTCTTCATAACTTCATATCAGAACGTGcaatattttctagtttttaatGAGCCATAATGATCCAAATGTGGAATTTGGTCAACATTTCGATGAAAACGCTCTTAAACATACCCTAAGTTACCTACAAGAACTACAGGAGAAAAGTTGTGCATGAACCTTCTTCCCCTGGCAAGTCGCAAATAAGAAGAAACCACATCAGTAGCGGGGAGCATAAACATTCACCCACTATCGGAAACTTCTTTTCAATCTTCATCACCATCTTCCTCTGCTGCTCCATTCTCCATTTCAGGCTCTTCCGTTTCATCTTCATCACCATCTTCATGTGCTTCTCCGTTTTCTATTTCAGGATCTTCTGTTCCATCGTCATCAACATTTTCCTGTGCTTCTCCATTCTCCATTCCAGTCTCTTTTGTTTTGCCCTTTTTAGCCTCCTTTGATTTAGTAGAGTCGGATTTTCTTTTAGTGTTCTTTCTCTTGAACTCTGGCGGCATAAAAAGAAGCTGTTAGCATCACGCTTTAAGTCAAAATAAACTAAGGTTTCTATGATGATCATTGCCGTGTTATCATAGACCAAATTACCATAAAATTTGCTTTTATTGCTACTAATATTGTCATCACAATTATCGACAGTTTCACCTCAAACGTCGTTTCAATTTAGCTTTAGCCAGAAAAAAAGGTACTGCACTTGTAATGATAAGGTAAAAAAAGAACAGAACAATTAAGTTCTAATCATGTTCAACCTGCAAGAGAAGTTCTTAAGGAACCAACAAATTCTGGAAACTCTATCTCTTCAAGCGCCTTGAACACATCTTCAGCACTAATCGTTTGCCTCTTAGATTCCTTGCATATATCATTCGCCCTGCAAAAAGCACAATATAGCTGAAGTAAGGCAACAATAACAACCAATATTCCCACACCATGTGTTCTAACAAAATGAACATAGCCCGCTTGACACGTAGCTTATCAGTCCAACACACCATCCTTTCTTTATTCTCCCACTAATACTTATCAGTAGATACTATCACTATAAAGAGATAACCAATACCTATTACCTCTAAAGGAGTAAAGGGCAAACTATAGAGAAAAGTAGCCAGCTTGACACGAATTTGCTGATGTATGTGATGTACTATAAAACTTACCTTACGGCATAACAacccttttcttttcctttttttaccAATAGACGAAGCCAATTTACATCAACAGGTAAATAATCATAGTTTAGTATCGCAATTTATTTCAAATTAGACACATTTACATGTAGATTTGATATCAAACTTGGTTTCTTATACAGCCAGAAAAACGATAACCATACATTAGCAAATTTATAAAATGGGATCTTATCCTTTTTACTAATTAACACTCGACTATACTATACTAGAGCTTAAACACACACTTTTGCCCTTTGTCTAGCTCAAAAACGGAGGCTTCTATGTCGCCTACGAAAATCAGGGACCTATATTTCTAGCTTTAGCACTCTGAGCTACATGGAACCGAAGGGTAGCCACGACTCGCTTGCCCACAAAACTCCAAATTTAAATGGCCTAGTATAGTCCAAACTCCAAATTTAAATGGCCTaccaacaaaacaaaaattccTATAAGCCCCCTAAATACAAACATACAGATACACTATTAATCTATGtatatacaatacatataatatatatatatatatatataaaagataaaaaaaaaaaaaaagggagagAAATGAAGACAAACGTAGCGGAAAGGTAATGAATAAAGATTCGGGCGGGAGAGGGAATCTTTAAGAACTTGAATATCAGCGCTGTCTTGTGATAATTGAGAAAGTTTATCTTTAACAATTCTCTTAACAATTGCCTTTGGAAGCTCTTCAGCATCTGCCACCACTTTCTCCCCTGCCGCAATTGGCGTTGATGTCGCCATAGTTGTTGATTGATTGAAGAAAATTTGGAGGGCTTTTGATTTGTGAATCTAGGGTTTTGTTCCCGCCAttggggatttttttttttaatgggaaGATCCGATTTTTGATCAATTGGATCCTGTGGATCAAATTTCGGTTCCAATGGACCAATGCTTCTATTTTCCTGATTCGGATTCACCCGGTCAAATTTACAATACACCCAAAACCTATGTGATTGTACAAGCGTTTAATACGTGTAATGtacaaatattaattttaactaaatttcaTATTAACCCCTAAgttttaatcaaatttcattttaacccctAAAAATTtctactttttaacttttactcTACATTAAAGTTTTCGCTTTTATTTTTGTGACATTAAACTTTGAGATTCCCATGTATTCattaaacaactttcacacagttaggggttacttttaaacatttggtctttgattattttcatttaagtaATTTATGCGTGGAATGTAGAAGTTTTAACCTTATGCGTAGAATGTACACGTTCTTATAGCACATAATAGTTtttaccatttttcattttaacctcataaactttctatcttttaacttttaccccatattaaatttttcgtttttattttcttaacactaaatttttggtTTCTCATGCTTTTATCAACTAACTTTCACcatttggttttgactatttttattcgtctttttatatacataacgtttttaaatttgccccacatcaaagttttcgttttttattttcttgacaatgactttttgggttctcatgttttaaTCAAATAACTTTAACATGGTtatgattttactttttaaacatttggtttgactattttcatccatttttttttatatttaatgtttttaaatttgcatcaaattttcattttatattcttgacactaaatgtttggattctcatttataatatactaaaaagctaTATGAATGTACAAGTATGTTATGCGTGTaatatacaagttttttatcttttaacttttttcccacattaaagtttttgattttatttttttgacactaaaattttgggttctcatgttttcatcaaataactttcacctagttacgattttacttttaaacatttggttttgactatttg harbors:
- the LOC122604474 gene encoding ankyrin repeat-containing protein ITN1-like, producing the protein MVFRGEHKELRKEGEEWMKKAADSYTITAAIITTIVFAAAITVPGGTDGNTGRAIYATNPGFIIFVVSDAISLFTSITSLLMCLSILTTRYRDEDFLYRLPQRMMLGIAMLFISVTSMMIAFSATLYIMFAQGKTWIFFPIAALTCLPVISFVTLQLPLLFDLFSSTYGRGIFGKQSDGKSKRY